One Triticum dicoccoides isolate Atlit2015 ecotype Zavitan chromosome 3B, WEW_v2.0, whole genome shotgun sequence genomic window, AACCAAGCTTTCAGGTTCTGTTCCAGTTGCAGGAAACTCTAAAATTGGCTCATCTTCATTGACAGAAATTACTGACTGGTGGAAATATGCTTCACTTGCAGTGTGCATTGATGGCAATGTGCATATGGATCCAGCCCTGAAATTGCTGATGAAATCTGCATGGTCAACCATAATAGCCAGCACTTTATGATCAACACTAGCTCTGATGATGTGTTGCACATCATCATCAGATTTAATTCTAACCAAACCATCTGCAATTGATTTGTCAGGCAAGCACCAGTAAAGTATGTGCTCACCCGCTGGATATCCCAACCAAGTTAGGTGCTCTTCAAGGAAAGAATATGAGAATGTGTTGGCATCAACATAATCAAGAACTTCCACTGAAGGGTTCCAGTACTCCAAATTAGTGATTGGGCCACAGAAAAGTCCACCATGCTCAAGTTCAAGTGTAAAGAAAGAAGTGTCCACCCTTTGTCCATTTGCTAAATCACACACTGCATCAAAGATGTGTAATTTGTAAGCATTGCAAAATGATGTATAAACTTAACATTAAAATTCAGTTAGCTCAGAAGTTCAGTTAGATAAGATGTTCAGTTAAGTACAGTGCACCGAAAACATTATGAATAAGTACAGTGTACTGAAAACATTCTGAATAACTACAGTTCAATGACAAAATTCAGATAACTACAGTTAACTGACAAAATTCAGATAACTACAGTTAACTGAATAAATTTAGTCATAGTCCGGTCAAACCATAACTACAGATAACTACAGAACAACTCTAACATATGAAAGAGAAAGAATGAACCACTTGTCAGGCCAAACCATACACTTTGCGAGGCTAAAACCTAACCTAATCTACTCGGCCTAAACCCACTACGCAAAAACCCTAGCTTTACTGCCGTAAGAGAAAACAAACGGCATTCAACAAGCACGCCACCATGAGACAAACAGACGCGGCGGGGCTGATGCCGACGACGACGACACACTGGCGACGAGGAAACAGAGCACGGGCGGAAGAACaaggaagagggggaagagggCACAGGAGCTCACCATAGTCCGGTGGGATGACGGCGAACGGGCGGATGAGATGAGCGGAAGAAGGTGGCTCAACCccgccggcgaactccggcgacgaCGGCGCCATGACAACCGTCATCTTCAAGAATCGCCGCCACACCACGCTGTCTCCCCCGACAGGACAGCGGGAGAGTTAAACGGATCTGGTGCAACTCCTGTGGCATTTAATTCAGGTGGCTGCAGTGCGGGTTGAATAGAGTGAACGGCAGGGGCCTTTGTGCAAAATTGCCAGAGCTGACCGGTCCACCCTGTGAACTGCCACATGGCACGCTCTGATTCGCTGTGGACTAAAACATCACATAGCGTGTCAAGTTTGTGGACTCCTCAGTCACATTTTGTAAGTTTTGAACTAAAACATCACATTTGGAGCAAGTTTGTGGACCTGGGGTGTCATTTTTAACACTacattagtgtcaaaaacgttcttatattatgggacggagggagtacaagttagAGGCTCTTGAACAAAGTCTAGTACTCTACAGTAACAATCAAAATGTGTTGAGACTTCAAATAAAAATGAGACCGGAGATCATACTTTTAAAGACCGGACTGGACCGAGGAACCGGCGCCTTGCTCGGGTTTTTAACGTGTACTGGTCTTTtagtaaaagaaaaacagaaaagtaTTCAATAAGGAATCTATAAACAATAGATTTAACAGTTAACCTTGCCTGGTTTTTAACTTGTACTGGTATTTAGTAAAAACCCAGAAAAGTATTCAAAAATGAATACATAAACAAGGAATTTAACAGTTAACCTGGAGGCAAGGCTAAAGGCCCAGTAACCAACTAGGCCAACAACACTTTGTAATTTATTAATGGTTTGCATCCAATATTACATGTATTCGTTTGATATATGAGGTCAAACTTTTGAAAAATTGCCTTTTTGGTTTTTGTCGCAAATGAACCAATGAACCTGTGGTCCGACCGGTAAAAACCTGAACCGACAGCCTCACCGGTTTGATTGTCTAAACCATGTCCTCCAatgtactccctctatcccaaaataagtgactcaactttgtattaactttagtacaaagttgtaataAGTGTCCCTTTTTGGTTAGATACTGCTTCATTAAGCACTAATGATTTTAGGTGAGTTGAGAGCTGTGCTTTCCCCAACGTTAATAGCATTCTGCGAGATAATAGCCAGCAGTAATATCGACGAATGTAGTAAACCATACCTTAAAAGCTAACGACTGAGAGGAAGATGGGAAGCGGCGGAGGAGAATAAACCATAGTTTGATTTTAAAACCAAGCTATAGACCGAGTAGGAAAGAACCGCGAGTACCATAGAATTTCAGCTCACACTTTCGGAAAACTCTATAGTTTTTTTAGGGGAGTATATCAATATGATCTTAATAAGGTGCGGGGCTTTGCATGTGACATTAATTGGGCTTTCCTCTGCAAGAGCCTGCGTCCTAGCCTTTTTGCGCCAAAGTAGATGCTCAAGCGAAACATTCCACTCATTGAAGAAGGGATACAGATATTTCAAGTTCAAGAAATAGGCATTGATCCAAAAAATGTATGTGAAAATCTAGGCTAAGAGGAATGCATCAGAAGTCTAACGTTCCCTTAACAATTTGAGGCGCCTACCATTAGTATGTTCCATTAAATCTTTTGATAATTTTTAACAAAAAAGGTCATTGAAAAATCTCGTTACGACGAATTTAATCTAACGGTGAAAAGGCATTTTTAACCACACCGATAATTTGAGATACtacagaaaattttgaattttcaaAACGAGAAATAATCTAGGCCGACATCGGACTCCTTTGCCTGTAGCGCACGCATGAAACAAATAACTAGAATGTTTGGTGGTTCCCTAAAAATCTACTGTTCATCATACTATATCACAATTCATAGATGTGATTACTATTTCATGGTCGATCTTATTATTGCTTTTGCCACTAACGGATTCTTCAACATCAGGAGAACACCCACACAACAAGGTCCGGCGTACACAAACTAACACCTTGGCTGGATGCCGCCTCTCGCCCTCAGCCTCTCCCTGGCGAACTCACCGGAGACCGGCATTCGCCGGTGCCGTGCCGCCACGAAGCCATGCGACCCTTGATCATGTGCCTTCTCTGTCTGGACAGGTTTAGCGGGAGACTCCTCCTGCTGCTGTTGCGGCTCATCGTTCTCAGCGGCCTCCTCCACCGAGCTGCTCCAGCCGAACTCCATCATGCACTGCTGGTAGCACTTCATCGCCACCACCAGCATGAACACTGCACAACCATGTCAAACACACACGGTTAACGTTCTTGTCGAAGATTtctcgcaaaaagaaaaaaaaacgttcTTGTCAAAGATGCCATGCCATGCACGGGTAGAAGAGATTACCAGCCCAGACACGAGCCACCGTGGAGGAGACGTTCCAGACGAGGGTGAAGACGGCTGCGGCGACCGCCTTCTTGTGGGAGCAAGACTCCCATGCATCCCTAAACCTCTCCAGCCAAAACTTACCTGCATGCATGGACAGCAAAGCAATTTATAGTAAGTAAATTTACGCAGCAACGAAGGAGCAAATTAATTTCTAGAACATGTCCTTAATTTCATCTGATGTTTCCCTCTTCCTTTATTTCTTTTCTTAGAATGGACTAGGCACCATGGGTTTATGGTTCCTGGTGTCTTATATATTTTGGAGATTCGTATATAGTTGGCCACCATGATGAAGCACACAAGTATAGGTTTTTTTTTAAACTACCGCACACAAGTATAATTGGGTCAATAGAACTAATGTAGTTGGTGTCACTTAGGGAAACGATGGAACTTCATGATATATTTTTCTTCATCTTCGTCTAAACTTTTTCTCATTTGGAAAGCAAAAGAAAAACTTAGGCTTAATGCAATGGTTGGTAGTCAATGGCATCAACTACTAGATCTAGCCAGTATATCGAACTTCTTTGTTGTATATGCCTGAATGGTTATCTGTCCAAAATCTATGCGCACATATATATATGTTTGGACAGTGACAAGCTATCTACCACCTTAACAAATCAGTGAAGTCACTAATGGACTTGATGACTCTGATAGAATCATCATCACAATCAACTTCATCATATGAAACAGTAGGTCACACAACTATAAACTGCTGGCCTGAAGATCTGCGGCGCTCCATGATGGCTCCACTTCCAGCTTCCAGGCAATGCCTCTGGCAGCCGAAGCAGTGGGTTATGGTAAAACAACAGAACATCATTCATAACATACCTAATATTTTAGAGGATCAGCTAGCACTACTATAGATTCATTACTGTTATTGTTGGTCAGAGTTGGTGAATAAACAGGGGCCCTAAGGGCCACAACGGAAGGTGGGGATTAGATCTAGAGAGGTAACGTTTGTTTGGATGGGATCTGAGTGCCAACACCACACATGCAAAAACAGGACAAAGCTAGGAGGAAACTTTCAGTACTGATAGTATATGTATGCATTACCCAAAAAAACATAGTTGAGACTTGAGAGGCCAACATTTTGTGAGTCTAGCTTGGCAGATGGTTGACAAGTATAAGTCACTCCTCACCTGAAGACCCGTGTCATTTGAGTAATAGTTCAGTTAGTGGCCACTTAGTGAGTTTATGTTCAATGGAGTTTACAAGATAAGGCAAAGCTTTTTCAAAAGATCGAAGTTTTATTACCCCGCCCTCTGTGCACCAACTAAACCAAGGGTGCATATATCCAAACCACTAGAAATTCAAATTGCGCTGTCAGTTGCAAAAGCTGACACAactaaatcaatactattttaatTAACGGTAACATGTGGCAAAGTTTTTCAGTCGCTAAATTAACACATAACGACACCATGATGAGACACGACACTACTGATGAGCCCAATGTCAGCAGTTGGTGAGATTCTTTTCACTTTTCCATACTCTCTCCAACTTAAAAAATAAAACATCTCCTATTTATAAATTTTAAAAAGATGTAAGGTTCTGTTCTCATCCTTCGTCAAACTCTACTTATAAATTTAAAATAAAGCATCTCCTATTTATGTTTCCCCTTACTCTCCCTGTTTCTTTTTTATCTTATCTTTGTTTTTCACCGGTTTTCTCTAAAAACCGCCTCAACTGGCCCATCTTTTACCAAATAGTAGTAATACATACTTCTAAAATAAAATCTATTTTTACCCAATCACATTAATATGGAAGGTAGACCACAGGTTAACCTACTGGAATATTGATGCCCCTGTTTGCAACGGGCAATTATCCAGGAAAgaagaaaagtactccctccgtaaagaaatataagagcgtttagataactaaagtagtgatctaaacggtcttatatttgtttacagagggagtaacaaaGTGTGAGCTACCTGGAGTACAGGCGGACAGCATCTATCGTGCAATTTCACATCTTTGTAGCTTGAGCCACCGCATCAACGACACCTCCCACGTGCAAAAGGTCGAGAAAAATAACCATGCATGCTCCCTCTCCCACGCAAAGTTACCTCTGGGCCTACATAATTTACCTTTTTCCCTTTCGACGGGACATTTTCTCCAAAGCTAAAAGTTACCGAATCAGTATACTGTCTACCCCATCCATGAACCTTGGTCTAGCTCGCCTCTTAATTTATTAGCTAATGCATACTTTTACCAGTAGTTGTGGTTGTTATAGTACGTATTTCTTTAGCTAAATAAGCAAGCACAAGTACCCATATGACAGAATAAGCACGAATATTGGAACTGCGGGGAATCTGCAGGTAATTAATCCACTACTCGTGCTATAGTGGAGTACCATTGGTAGCCTGGTGCATACGCACATGTATACCGGGGGGGCATATGTACTAGTAGCTCAAATGCCAACAAATTTACAATCACTATAGTGGAGTACTACCTTGTTTTGATAGTAAAATTCTTCTGTCCTGCTCACAATTTACTCCATCGCACATTAATTTACCTAGTCCTTTACCTATGCACATGCTGCCACTGTACCATGGGGACCAGTAAAAATAGTGTACTACTACCATGTCGCAGTGGACAAAACTTGGATCCAACAACCACAATTCTATTATTAAAAACCAAAGGGGCTATCCCCATGGAAAAATGTAAGGCATACAATAACAGTAAATTAATCCCAATAACGGTTGAAATTCGGCGAGGAACATTTTAGCGAGGTAGTAGGTAAGTTGCTTTGCGCGTGGCATTTTGGTCGAAAAAAATGCGAAGATATTATTAACATATAAAAGGAGAGCTTTCGTTGCACTTACCATATCTGGCGAGCTGCGTGGAGTAGGAGGAGCACACCTTGGGAATGGTGAAGATGCCAAAGAACACTGCGAAAACCACCAACGGATCACATCACAGCCACAAAAAAGTCAGTAACAGCGGCACTAGTTGATGCCTGTGGTCCGTCCTAACACTCATATACGACTAAAGCAAGGCTGTGCGCCAGAGAATGCAACCTGCATTTTTCTAAGAAAATGCCCATACATGGTTCATTTCCCATTCAGTTTCTGAACATTCGTTTAGATACATGGTAAAATGAAGCACAGAAGATGCTCCGCAGGGAAGAGAAGACTAGACAGAGAGAGAAGGATGCGTACCCAGTTTGGCCAGGGTCCAAAGGGTGACAAAGTTACCACACCGGGCCATTGCAAACAGCAGCAACGCCAGCTGCAGCACATGCGTCGCTCTGTCAGTACAAATCTAGAGACGCATGCATGTACTACTATGCCTGTGCTAGCTGGAACGTTTTTTTTTACCTTCATGGTGGTTGCTGGCTCGCCGGAGAAGAGGGACCTGAGGTTCAGGAGCACCTCGTTGACGTAGGGCAGCACAAGCCTCAGCAGCCAGACGGCATCCTCCTCACCTACCAGGTAGTGGGACCTCCCATTATTCGTCTCATCATCACACTCCACACTCTCACCTCTGCAAGCATTTCGACGCAAAGGTGGATTAATTACTACTAATAGTACACAGGGGAAGATTATGCAGGTAAACTAATCTgggattttatttatttattattacctGTTGAGTAAGGACTTGCAAAGGAATCTTAGACCAAGGTAGACCAGGCCTAGATACGAAGCCGCTGTTATTGTGCTGTGTGATTGAGAGGTTTTAAAGGAATGCTTAGACAATTTACTGCTAAAATGTTGGTTTATTTGTTTGCCGATTAAGAGTAAGAGTGCAGCAACTTACTTGAAGTTTAGGTCTTTGGCATAGGAGCAGGAGATGAGCGAAAAGGTCCCGAATCCAAACACAAATGCAGACTTTGACACATCTCTCCACATTACCAAATCCACTGAAAAAGACAGTGCCAAAAATAAACTAAGGAAAAGCCATCCAATCTACTTTTTTTTTAAACCTGAAAAAAGAGAGTAAAAGCGGCAAGCTGGTACAACATCTAAAGCGTGTAGTACAGCACTAACCAATGTTCTGCATTCTTCGATTGCTTGCGCTAAGAGCTGACGGCCTGCCCTGGATCTCCtcatactcttcttcctcctctttagaACCAACAAAAATGCATCGATGATAAACCACCAaataagaagaaggccgagaactgAGAAGGAACGGCCGGACAGGCAAATGGCACTCACCAGGGGGAGTATCGTCGACAGGCTCTTGCTTCGGGAAATGGCGGCGGATTACCGGCGAAGCTTTCTTCTCTGAACAACACCAATAATGTCTCTTATTTGAAGTAGCCGATTGACATTAACTCGGGAAATGCAAATTGCATTCCGAATTTCTCTTGGAAAATTCGCAACAAGGTTACCTGGAGAAGTTCTTGCCGGCTCTGGGTCCGTCCTGTGAATTACCACCGGAGTCggtttcttcttcactgcattttgGGACGACCGAGAAAGCAAGTCAGGAAAAATGGACTGAAAATTCACATGAATTCGCACCGTTCTGCATCCAGGGAGGAGAAATTCACCTGCAGGGGTCATGGGCTCTGGGTTCATCGCCCGGAGGTTGACAGCGGCAGCAAGTTTCGTCGGCTCTGGGTTGAGTGCTCTCTCATCTTCAATCGGTGCTGCCACAGGCCTGATCGCTCCTGCACTTGCACAGATAATCCCACCATCACAAGACAAGAAGAATTGCCAAATCGAGaacgaaaaggaaaaaaaacaaaggcAAAATCCGAATTTGCTCTCACTTTTTGTCGGTAGCGCAAGATCTTGTTCGTCCGCTGCAGCATGACGCCAAATCAAGATCGCATTTGCAAAATTGGTTCATCAAGAAAGGAATCAGACGGAAACAATCAACGAATTTATTTCTTGCCTTGATTCGGAGCAGTCGCCTGATCAGTTTCGTCCTCGTCAATGGCCGTCTGATCTTGATCTAgcacctccttctcctcctcctctgcttccagctcttcttcccactcctcctcctcctcctcctctgcctcctcttcGATGTTCTTGGGTTGCGGCAATGGCGCCTGttccacctccaccaccaccacctccttcacctCGGCCGCCAGCTTCTTCTCCGGCGTGGTGACCCTCGCCACCGCCCGCTTGGCCACCGCCCCCGTCGACGCCGTGTCGGAGCGCGACTTGCGCAGCTCCCCGATCGCCATGACCGGCTCCGACGCCTTCCAGTTCCTCCTCTTCTTGGCCGCCGCAGCCGTGccggcgcccgcgcccgcgccgccgccgtcgctttGATTCCGTCGCAGGCGGCTGTACACCCGCATGCCCTCCTCGTCGGCGTCGTCGGCGCCTTCGCTGAAGACCTTGACGCCGCCCTTCACCTCGTCCATCTCCATCCGTGTCTCCCACACCGACGCCGCCGCGGGAGACCGCCTCGGCACCGTGAGGCGCCTTCTCGTGCTGGGCGTGGCGGCCCCCGGCTGTTGCATTCTTCTAGATTAGCAGCTCTGAGCAGCTCTGCCGTGGTGTCTGTGCTCTGCTAGTGCTGTCGTCACTAACAATTCCCCCTTCTCccctctgctctgctctgctccgcCTGGTTGCTCGCACTGCCTTGCtctgcactctctctctctctctctctctctctctctctctctctctctctcactgtatgAGTCTCCAGTGTGTCAGAAAGAGGGGTCGTGAGGGTGCAGGGGAGCTCACTCTGACGGTGGTGCGTGGGTTGGCCGTGGGCGTGGGCGGACAAGAGCAGCTCGATCTGGTCGGAGGAAGCAGGGGAAGTGATGCGTGCGGTGCGGTGAAGGGATCGAGCAGTTGAAAAAGATGAGATTTGGTCTGACGTGGTGGGTTCCTGCTTAAGGCCCAACGTGGTGGTGAAGGGGCCGGAGAGGTGAGCCTTTGGTGTGGTGAGTGACACAGCCTGGTAGTGCCAAATCATTACGGGCGTGTTTGGTTGGCGTGCGCTACAGTACCCGCATTGAATATACTTCTCCATCCAATCTGGCTATGCAAATGCAGCCTCAAATGCACCATATGCatattgtttggttgcctgcatggccTCTTGCCTGCATGGGCAGAaccacactgcctggtgtttggttgcctgcatgttagtggacaaacccaaggcatggtgtttggttgtatgcaaCGCCTGGTGTGTGGTAACCTCTTTGACTAGTTGGTGATGTTACCACCACACTTCGGCAGCACAGATCATAAGCACAACAGAGTATAAACAGAGCATCAACTAGCATAATTCGGATATAAGCAGTACCACACTTCATAACAGTCCAACGCATAAACCATAAATATGTTCAAAGCAGACTTGATAGTACGCTCGAAAGAGGTGGCCCGGCCCTACTCCTTGGTGGCGAAGGCTTTGTCATGCTTCCCGCACTTGTTGACTACCTcaatgccatcgtcgttgaagatgatgaccttgagggtgtatggagtgaggagcttgaacgccaccatgtagccgatcttgatctgatgaacggctgcgtaggtggcccaaccctgatccagGGTCACCCTGCCGTTCATCAGCTTGACCGTCACCTTCCAGGAGCAGTCGGTGTTGTTCCTGCGCTTGAACTCCGTCGGCACCGCgacgaagtgcttggtgaagtccaggggcatggggatgcactcaagcttcggtgcaaggatgaccttgcagaagtgagttGGGCCAGTTGCGACGCTTGTTGCTGGGGGGATCCTCCATGCCCTCGGCGTCGCCACCCTCAGGCGTCTTCGGGTCTTCCTCGGCGGCGGGCGGCAGTTCAACCTCGTCGGGCATTGGGTgaaggggctgcttgcccttgTTGTCAACGGCCGGGAGCACCTCCGTGCCCATCTCATTGCTCTCCTCAATCTGCACACAATTCATGGAGTCAGGCACTGCACAGAGTTCATGGCTAATTGAAGAGCTTGTAGTTAAAACGGCATATGACTGtcactcttctcctcctctccatcctccctatatttactcaccctgcccaccactacttacccaccccctctcttctctcactgtcaaccttcctcctccccatcgccatgagctctagctccagctccaacgccaaccccttcccttagggtattggctggagggccttcttcctTGGGTGGTCGGCTGGTGACCGCaccaagttcgagaacaccatggagGTGCGCTCAAACTTCGGCTCCATGCCGGACATGTAAAACAAATCTAATGCAGTGCTCATGAAGGCCACTAAAGAAGAGATGAAGACACTGATTCCTGACCCAGCGAAGGGCGCGATGGCAGTTGACATCATTCgctgggccatgaatcaggccGTTTCCGACGACGCTAAACAGAGGAAGAAGTGGTGCAAGTACAAGACCTACTGGGCTCCTAATGACCGCCGTGCCATAGTGTACTGGGAGACGGCTATCGCGCCGCCGGTGGTCATTGACGGGGAGCctaatgaggaggaagaagaggcggtgCACATGCCAGCTAGGGCGCCGGAGCCAGGCCGTCCTACCTGGCAGATCGACCTCGACTCCGCCGAGGACGATGAGGATGACCCGCCGGCCCGCAcaacgatgaagaagaagatgaaggccagcGGCTCGACCAGCCGGTGACGGCCGCCGCGGTCAGCCAGTGTCCGTTGTGTACCCCCTATCCCCCTATTCCCCTATCCCCCAATCCCGAAATCCACCTTTTGCATTCCGATCTTGCATGTATGAACTCGTATGAACTGCTATGAACTAGTATGAATTACTCCTATGCTTATCTATCTCTATTCCCCATTCCCGTCTGCCGTGGATCGAATCTATGCTGTGGATCAAATCAAGCGTGCATGTCGAAGAGAGAGAAGTGCTTACCGCCATTGATGGAGTCCGGTGGTCTTATTTCTCTGCACCGATCCGCCGTCGCCGGTGATGGAGTCCGgtgttcttcttcctctgctccgatcCACCACCGCCAGTGAGAGTTAGGAGAGTGGGGAAGAGTGGGGAGAGGGAGCAGTGGCCGGTGAGGCTAATAACTGCCGGTGCTTCGGGAAGCAACGCGGCTTCTCGAGCGTGAACGCGCGCGTGCAGCCGCGCCCGCCCACGTGCACCGCTCGGGCCTGGCCCTGGAGAAACTGCCGATTCGTGTGTTCCCAGTGAGCTAGGCCCAGAGGTGCTTTAACAAGCATGCGATGCACATCCAATAGTGTATGCGGGCTACCAAACAGGCTGAACCCTtcccgcgcgggcctggttggaccttatgcgggcaaccaaacacgccctacctACCTCAGCTCGCCGCCACGTCGATCCCCTCACGAAACCTGGTCGCCACGTCACTTCGCCTCGCTCCCAGTAGCCTGCGCACCAGTGCTCATGCCAACTccagcgcacgaccccaaacggacatcCGTTTTGTCCGGTTCTATCCGTTTGGAGCGGCAATGGGTTAGCCCAAGTCCGTTTGAGGCCGTTGCCTTGTCGGTGCGTCCAACACGCAGCCACACCCCAAATCATGTCCGAGATGGGCTTGATATAATATTTTTTGCAAAACTCAAATAAATgctggaaaataataataatacgcAAACATAAATGATTAGAACATAACTAAACATTATAGTCTTCACGGCCTCCATAGTACTTAGCACATAATTAACATAAAAACTAAAACAAAAGACAAGCGCCGCCTGTCGATGTCGTGCCCGTCGATGCCATGCCCTTTGCTGTCTCACGCGTCGCCATTGTCGACGTCGCTAGTGAGGTCGATGTAGGGcggcggcgtccagaggtgggACGGTGGTCCCTGGAAGGTGGGAGGCGCCTACACCACCTCCCCCGTGGCGACGGCTCGCGCTCCGGTGACTGCAGCGATGTGGGGCGCCAGTTCATGCCCCACACGACATCGCCCATGTCCGTGGCCGAGCACGACCAGCTTCACCGTTGGCCCACTAGGCCCGGGTGGAACGCGACGACGAGCTGCTCCTCCAGCACCTCCTCCTAGACCTCGTCCTTGACGTCCATCATCTCCAGCTCCACCACGGCCACATCGCCGGTCGCAGAGAGGGCCAGCATGGTGTCTAGGCCCTCCCATTGGCGCTAATCGTGTGTGTTCGTGGAGTCTTCTAGGACACGTTGAATgagccgggcctcctcctcctctgtcatgcgaggaggtgggtGGCGACGGAAAAGGTGAAGGCGACGGTGTGATGCCGTGCACCGCGTATGCCAGTGCACCTGGGAAGGGTCGGAACACGCGCTCGGCACTCTGTAAGTGGCCACCGCGGGCCCGATGAGCTACCAGCAAAGTAGGACGCGTGTATGTTGTCGTGCTCGTCCCGGAACCAAGTGTCCCACAATGCGTTGTCGACGGCGTACCTG contains:
- the LOC119275615 gene encoding reticulon-like protein B21, whose amino-acid sequence is MQQPGAATPSTRRRLTVPRRSPAAASVWETRMEMDEVKGGVKVFSEGADDADEEGMRVYSRLRRNQSDGGGAGAGAGTAAAAKKRRNWKASEPVMAIGELRKSRSDTASTGAVAKRAVARVTTPEKKLAAEVKEVVVVEVEQAPLPQPKNIEEEAEEEEEEEWEEELEAEEEEKEVLDQDQTAIDEDETDQATAPNQADEQDLALPTKRAIRPVAAPIEDERALNPEPTKLAAAVNLRAMNPEPMTPAVKKKPTPVVIHRTDPEPARTSPEKKASPVIRRHFPKQEPVDDTPPEEEEEYEEIQGRPSALSASNRRMQNIVDLVMWRDVSKSAFVFGFGTFSLISCSYAKDLNFNTITAASYLGLVYLGLRFLCKSLLNRGESVECDDETNNGRSHYLVGEEDAVWLLRLVLPYVNEVLLNLRSLFSGEPATTMKLALLLFAMARCGNFVTLWTLAKLVFFGIFTIPKVCSSYSTQLARYGKFWLERFRDAWESCSHKKAVAAAVFTLVWNVSSTVARVWAVFMLVVAMKCYQQCMMEFGWSSSVEEAAENDEPQQQQEESPAKPVQTEKAHDQGSHGFVAARHRRMPVSGEFARERLRARGGIQPRC